A window of Cytobacillus sp. FSL H8-0458 genomic DNA:
ATCTTTTTAAGAAAACAGGAAAGAGGCATCCTCTTCCCTGTCTGCGTGTTAAATAAGTTCAAATGTCTCTTCTATTTCAATGCTTCCTTCCACTGAGCGCACCATTGAACAATTCTTTCTGGTCAATTCCAATGCCTTGTGGAGTTTCGCCTCATTCAAATCCGTTCCTTTAATAATGAAGTGGATTTGCACCTTTTCCACACGGTCAGCGATTTCAGGATTTCTTTCTACACTGGTTTTTATTTGGATATCCTCGAATTCCATGCGCATTTTTTTCATGATTTTTCTCAGAACACCGCCGCTGCAAACAGCCAGCGAAGCGACAAGCAGCTGGTACGGCCTGAAGCCATACTCTTCATCCCCGGCCACCTCCAGACGCCCGAATGGCAAATCGGCATAAAAGCCTGCTTCTTCCTTCATTTTAAATTCCATGGTATTCGCCCCTTTTTATCTTATTATTAGTAGAGATTACACTATTTTGGTTTTGAACAAAACTATTATGACCATAAACTTACTCTTGCCAAGATACCTTATTCCCGATACCATCATTTAGGAGACATTTATAATTCAGTCAGAAAAAGAGGTTTTTTTATGAATAAAGAAACAATGCGTTTTTGGATTCTCATCAGCATTGTGGCCATTTCTGGCTTCAGCCAGGGAATGCTGCTGCCGTTAATTGCCATTATTTTCGAAAATGACGGCATTTCCTCCAGCTTGAATGGTTTAAATGCAACTGGTTTATATATTGGTATCCTTCTCATTTCACCTTTTATGGAATATCCATTGCGAAAATACGGCTACAAGCCGGTCATTATCCTTGGAGGGTTATTAGTTGTTGTATCTCTCATGCTTTTTCCGCTGTGGAAATCGTTTTGGTTCTGGTTCATCCTGCGGCTTCTCATCGGAATCGGCGACCATGCCCTGCATTTCGGAACGCAAACATGGATCACATCCTTTTCACCGGAAAACAAACGCGGCCGGAATATCTCCCTGTACGGACTTTTCTTCGGAGTTGGATTTGCAGTAGGTCCATTAATGGCACCGCTTGTCAAAATCAATGAAACCATGCCGTTTATCATTTCTTCTATTCTATGTCTGATTGCCTGGCTGTTTTTATTCTCTTTGAAAAA
This region includes:
- a CDS encoding OsmC family protein, whose product is MEFKMKEEAGFYADLPFGRLEVAGDEEYGFRPYQLLVASLAVCSGGVLRKIMKKMRMEFEDIQIKTSVERNPEIADRVEKVQIHFIIKGTDLNEAKLHKALELTRKNCSMVRSVEGSIEIEETFELI